A genome region from Conger conger chromosome 16, fConCon1.1, whole genome shotgun sequence includes the following:
- the LOC133115097 gene encoding protein FAM104A-like, translating into MLTENRKRRRSCGHDDGEPLPQAKRSGAGQPLFPELGRDVWDSESSSSDCSAISSPEGAAGSSSGGCSSTSTSLQCGSDSRGSHCAGGPCSPIGASHSTESGPMSQGPYHHINRILREAHFHSLHSRAPPTDT; encoded by the exons ATGTTAACGGAAAACCG GAAACGGAGGCGCAGCTGTGGCCATGACGACGGGGAGCCTCTACCTCAGGCCAAGAGGTCAGGCGCAGGTCAACCGCTCTTCCCCGAATTGGGCCGGGACGTATGGGATTCTGAG TCTTCCAGCAGCGATTGCAGTGCTATAAGCAGTCCAGAGGGGgcagcagggagcagcagtggcggctgcagcagcaccagcaccagcctCCAATGCGGGTCGGACAGCAGGGGGAGCCACTGCGCCGGGGGCCCCTGCAGCCCAATCGGCGCGTCCCACTCCACCGAGTCGGGCCCCATGAGCCAGGGCCCCTACCACCACATTAACCGCATCCTGCGCGAAGCCCACTTCCACAGCCTGCACAGCCGAGCCCCGCCCACAGACACATGA